From a region of the Constantimarinum furrinae genome:
- the apaG gene encoding Co2+/Mg2+ efflux protein ApaG, giving the protein MTQQVTQGIKVSVATGFEGTFYKDHKLQYAFSYTITIENQGKDAVQLNSRYWKIKDALNNTVIVEGEGVVGLKPVIQPGEQHSYNSGCLLLSPFGAMHGYYAMVNFSSTRKFKVAIPSFKLSAPFAIN; this is encoded by the coding sequence ATGACACAACAAGTAACACAGGGAATTAAAGTTTCGGTTGCTACCGGATTTGAAGGTACTTTTTATAAGGACCACAAATTGCAGTACGCTTTTTCCTATACGATCACAATTGAAAACCAGGGAAAGGATGCCGTTCAGCTTAATTCCCGATATTGGAAAATAAAAGACGCTCTGAACAATACTGTAATTGTGGAAGGCGAAGGTGTTGTAGGCTTAAAGCCTGTGATTCAACCCGGTGAGCAACACAGTTACAACAGTGGTTGTTTGTTGCTTTCTCCTTTTGGTGCTATGCATGGCTATTATGCCATGGTTAATTTTTCATCCACCCGAAAATTCAAGGTGGCTATCCCTTCTTTTAAGTTAAGTGCCCCTTTTGCCATTAACTAA
- a CDS encoding SgcJ/EcaC family oxidoreductase, which produces MKRAILFFSILMCSASLLAQTAHDEQLIRNTVKTLQTGWNASSGETFASSFTDSHDFIVWNGYYFKGQDIKTNAMGHDQIFSTMYKGTQLYYTVDKIRFIKEDIALVHVFGAVVKITESRPKDPQVLISMVMEKKDGDWKISSFHNLDLEVFQNEGMLKGSPVPPSVMYASWYADVE; this is translated from the coding sequence ATGAAACGAGCTATCCTATTTTTTTCGATCCTAATGTGTTCAGCATCACTGTTGGCGCAGACAGCACATGACGAGCAACTTATTAGAAATACAGTAAAAACCCTTCAGACCGGTTGGAATGCCTCCAGCGGCGAAACCTTCGCAAGTTCATTTACCGATTCTCACGATTTTATCGTATGGAACGGGTATTACTTTAAAGGGCAGGACATTAAGACAAATGCAATGGGTCATGACCAAATTTTCAGCACAATGTATAAAGGCACACAATTGTACTACACCGTAGATAAAATTAGATTCATTAAAGAAGATATTGCACTTGTCCATGTTTTTGGTGCTGTGGTTAAAATTACCGAATCACGTCCCAAAGATCCGCAGGTGCTCATTTCCATGGTTATGGAAAAGAAAGACGGAGATTGGAAAATTAGTTCCTTTCACAATTTGGATCTGGAAGTTTTTCAGAACGAAGGCATGTTAAAAGGATCTCCGGTACCGCCATCTGTTATGTATGCCAGTTGGTATGCTGATGTAGAATAA